A section of the Paenibacillus yonginensis genome encodes:
- a CDS encoding sugar phosphate isomerase/epimerase family protein: protein MKIGLSTYSLYGALQAGEMTVEDVIDYTASIGGEHVEIVPLGYSLTDNPGLVDTIRARAEHNGLELSNYAIGANFLTDDDELLRKEIERVKGQVDIAAKLGVSLMRHDVASSPDVSIGHFNAQVERLAGACREIARYAAGYGITTSVENHGYFIQQSDRVQTLVQAVGEPNFKTTLDIGNFVCADEDPLAAVPNNLPYASIVHIKDFYIRPASQDPGEGWFRSTAGKYLRGAIVGQGDLNIRETLRLVKESGYDGYLSLEFEGMEPCRDGARIGLANLRRFWNEI from the coding sequence ATGAAAATCGGTTTAAGCACCTACAGCCTTTATGGCGCCCTGCAAGCCGGCGAAATGACCGTCGAAGACGTAATCGACTATACAGCCTCCATCGGCGGCGAACACGTCGAAATCGTGCCGCTCGGCTACAGCCTGACCGACAACCCCGGCCTGGTTGATACGATCCGTGCCAGGGCCGAGCATAACGGATTGGAGCTTTCCAACTATGCCATTGGAGCGAACTTTCTGACAGATGACGATGAACTGTTACGGAAGGAAATTGAGCGGGTCAAAGGGCAGGTCGATATCGCCGCCAAACTTGGCGTTTCTCTGATGCGCCATGACGTAGCTTCCTCGCCGGACGTCTCGATCGGCCATTTCAACGCCCAGGTTGAGCGGCTCGCCGGAGCCTGCCGCGAAATCGCCCGCTACGCAGCCGGGTATGGCATTACGACCAGCGTAGAGAACCACGGCTATTTCATCCAGCAGAGCGACCGGGTTCAAACGCTGGTTCAGGCAGTTGGCGAACCCAATTTCAAAACGACGCTGGATATCGGCAATTTCGTCTGCGCCGACGAAGATCCTTTGGCGGCCGTGCCAAACAACCTGCCGTACGCGTCTATCGTACACATCAAAGACTTTTACATCCGCCCTGCCTCCCAGGATCCCGGCGAAGGCTGGTTCCGCTCTACAGCCGGCAAATATTTGCGCGGAGCGATTGTAGGCCAAGGCGACCTGAACATCCGCGAAACGCTTCGCCTGGTTAAGGAGTCCGGGTACGACGGATATCTCTCCCTGGAATTCGAAGGCATGGAGCCCTGCCGGGACGGGGCAAGAATCGGCCTTGCTAATCTGCGGCGCTTCTGGAACGAGATTTAA